A stretch of Acropora muricata isolate sample 2 chromosome 7, ASM3666990v1, whole genome shotgun sequence DNA encodes these proteins:
- the LOC136923542 gene encoding C-reactive protein-like: MTATRAIAILVVMTMVAVKAKQLPRTRAKRDFVANPGHILRWHVISTHQVDNLGDCDEICVNHPRCLSYNYQFDTRSPKHSCEINDATGTVCPQDMVPRRGYRYYEDQSTTCARQCPTRDASANFKFTYPNKAVTDYVRFDLLECAPPLTSFTVCLWMRTDDQSDDGTIFSYATPNEDNDILVTDYSNLKILIGGSKETFYTTTNDGGWHHICTTWENTAGAWEFYIDGQLFDSGDGLSKGREIGNDGIFILGQDQDDYGDGFEQGQSFNGEIFNVNVWSTQLAADEILHMSTDCAHGVGNYLRWKDFVDADVYGDVTKASTVSCVP, from the exons ATGACTGCAACACGGGCAATTGCCATTTTAGTTGTGATGACCATGGTGGCTGTGAAAGCAAAACAACTACCGCGTACACGAGCGAAAAGAGACTTTGTTGCGAatccag ggCACATCCTTCGTTGGCATGTTATCTCGACTCACCAAGTGGATAATCTGGGAGACTGCGACGAAATATGTGTAAATCATCCAAGATGCTTATCTTACAATTATCAGTTTGATACAAGATCGCCAAAACACTCTTGTGAGATCAACGACGCTACAGGCACAGTGTGTCCTCAAGATATGGTTCCGAGAAGAGGATATAGATACTACGAGGATCAG AGTACAACATGCGCAAGGCAATGTCCCACGCGAG ATGCCAGTGCCAACTTCAAGTTTACTTACCCAAACAAAGCTGTTACCGATTACGTCAGATTTGATCTGCTGGAATGTGCGCCACCGCTGACCTCTTTCACTGTTTGCCTCTGGATGAGGACCGATGACCAATCAGACGACGGCACAATCTTTAGTTACGCAACTCCAAACGAAGACAACGACATTTTGGTGACTGACTACTCAAATTTGAAGATCCTTATTGGGGGCTCTAAGGA AACATTTTACACAACTACCAACGATGGAGGGTGGCATCACATCTGCACAACATGGGAGAACACCGCTGGCGCGTGGGAGTTTTACATTGACGGCCAGCTTTTTGATAGTGGTGATGGTTTGTCAAAAGGGCGTGAGATCGGCAAcgacggcatttttatccttggTCAGGATCAAGATGATTATGGAGATGGTTTTGAGCAGGGTCAGAGCTTCAATGGCGAGATTTTTAATGTAAACGTGTGGAGCACACAATTGGCGGCTGACGAAATTTTGCATATGTCGACTGATTGTGCTCATGGTGTCGGCAACTATCTGCGGTGGAAAGATTTCGTGGATGCAGATGTCTATGGCGATGTGACCAAAGCGTCTACAGTCAGTTGTGTTCCATGA
- the LOC136923552 gene encoding uncharacterized protein isoform X3, which translates to MLSTGLAGLNSASHVGNRCRLKFFRSCNVVTIITMITCNIIIGTVAITHFQYESTVGKDYHNQNNQDHFKAEEEFKARNVAGKTGLTVYGIVMVVITSDVFLNASLLMISRDLLQTATTGSSSRTTTEMTSADQNCLELAFQSMSSRQQVCDNCNQSFQLPVFLKLPNYADLFPERINNGAGQMSEPMEVCDFQQEPPPAYSPRIQSCSPHSSLPGAIFHVF; encoded by the exons ATGCTCTCAACTGGTTTAGCAGGGTTGAACAGTGCTTCTCATGTAGGAAACCGCTGCAGG cttaaatTCTTCCGTAGCTGTAACGTGGTTACCATAATCACCATGATCACTTGCAATATTATAATCGGCACAGTGGCGATAACACACTTCCAGTATGAGTCAACTGTTGGCAAGGACTATCACAACCAAAATAATCAAGATCATTTCAAAGCAGAGGAGGAGTTTAAGGCGAGGAACGTAGCCGGGAAGACAGGGTTAACTGTGTATGGTATTGTGATGGTTGTGATAACAAGTGATGTCTTTCTGAATGCTTCTTTATTGATGATTTCCCGCGACCTCCTTCAG ACAGCGACAACCGGATCAAGCAGTCGCACTACGACGGAGATGACCTCCGCCGACCAGAATTGTTTGGAACTAGCGTTTCAAAGCATGTCTTCCAGACAGCAGGTTTGCGACAATTGCAACCAGAGTTTTCAGCTTCCTGTTTTTTTGAAACTCCCG AATTACGCCGACCTTTTCCCTGAAAGAATTAAcaatggcgctggccaaatgagCGAGCCCATGGAAGTTTGTGATTTTCAACAAGAACCACCACCGGCCTATTCACCAAGAATTCAGTCATGTTCCCCACATTCCTCTCTTCCTGGTGCAATTTTCCATGTGTTTTAG
- the LOC136923552 gene encoding uncharacterized protein isoform X1, with translation MASKAALLKWLSVLNVAHALLVIILGIASINVTDFCVGFFGMGIWLGGLMLSTGLAGLNSASHVGNRCRLKFFRSCNVVTIITMITCNIIIGTVAITHFQYESTVGKDYHNQNNQDHFKAEEEFKARNVAGKTGLTVYGIVMVVITSDVFLNASLLMISRDLLQTATTGSSSRTTTEMTSADQNCLELAFQSMSSRQQVCDNCNQSFQLPVFLKLPNYADLFPERINNGAGQMSEPMEVCDFQQEPPPAYSPRIQSCSPHSSLPGAIFHVF, from the exons ATGGCATCGAAGGCTGCACTTCTCAAATGGCTGTCGGTCCTCAATGTCGCTCATGCACTTTTGGTGATTATTCTCGGAATTGCTTCCATAAACGTTACCGATTTCTGCGTAGGATTCTTCGGAATGGGAATCTGGCTTGGTGGCTTG ATGCTCTCAACTGGTTTAGCAGGGTTGAACAGTGCTTCTCATGTAGGAAACCGCTGCAGG cttaaatTCTTCCGTAGCTGTAACGTGGTTACCATAATCACCATGATCACTTGCAATATTATAATCGGCACAGTGGCGATAACACACTTCCAGTATGAGTCAACTGTTGGCAAGGACTATCACAACCAAAATAATCAAGATCATTTCAAAGCAGAGGAGGAGTTTAAGGCGAGGAACGTAGCCGGGAAGACAGGGTTAACTGTGTATGGTATTGTGATGGTTGTGATAACAAGTGATGTCTTTCTGAATGCTTCTTTATTGATGATTTCCCGCGACCTCCTTCAG ACAGCGACAACCGGATCAAGCAGTCGCACTACGACGGAGATGACCTCCGCCGACCAGAATTGTTTGGAACTAGCGTTTCAAAGCATGTCTTCCAGACAGCAGGTTTGCGACAATTGCAACCAGAGTTTTCAGCTTCCTGTTTTTTTGAAACTCCCG AATTACGCCGACCTTTTCCCTGAAAGAATTAAcaatggcgctggccaaatgagCGAGCCCATGGAAGTTTGTGATTTTCAACAAGAACCACCACCGGCCTATTCACCAAGAATTCAGTCATGTTCCCCACATTCCTCTCTTCCTGGTGCAATTTTCCATGTGTTTTAG
- the LOC136923552 gene encoding uncharacterized protein isoform X2 translates to MASKIKLFMWLSLLNVAHGISMIFLGVVSINNTDFYEGLFGMGFWLGGLMLSTGLAGLNSASHVGNRCRLKFFRSCNVVTIITMITCNIIIGTVAITHFQYESTVGKDYHNQNNQDHFKAEEEFKARNVAGKTGLTVYGIVMVVITSDVFLNASLLMISRDLLQTATTGSSSRTTTEMTSADQNCLELAFQSMSSRQQVCDNCNQSFQLPVFLKLPNYADLFPERINNGAGQMSEPMEVCDFQQEPPPAYSPRIQSCSPHSSLPGAIFHVF, encoded by the exons ATGGCGTCGAAGATTAAACTTTTCATGTGGTTGTCGCTCCTCAATGTAGCTCATGGAATTTCGATGATTTTTCTTGGAGTTGTTTCCATAAACAATACCGATTTCTACGAGGGATTGTTCGGAATGGGATTCTGGCTTGGTGGTTTG ATGCTCTCAACTGGTTTAGCAGGGTTGAACAGTGCTTCTCATGTAGGAAACCGCTGCAGG cttaaatTCTTCCGTAGCTGTAACGTGGTTACCATAATCACCATGATCACTTGCAATATTATAATCGGCACAGTGGCGATAACACACTTCCAGTATGAGTCAACTGTTGGCAAGGACTATCACAACCAAAATAATCAAGATCATTTCAAAGCAGAGGAGGAGTTTAAGGCGAGGAACGTAGCCGGGAAGACAGGGTTAACTGTGTATGGTATTGTGATGGTTGTGATAACAAGTGATGTCTTTCTGAATGCTTCTTTATTGATGATTTCCCGCGACCTCCTTCAG ACAGCGACAACCGGATCAAGCAGTCGCACTACGACGGAGATGACCTCCGCCGACCAGAATTGTTTGGAACTAGCGTTTCAAAGCATGTCTTCCAGACAGCAGGTTTGCGACAATTGCAACCAGAGTTTTCAGCTTCCTGTTTTTTTGAAACTCCCG AATTACGCCGACCTTTTCCCTGAAAGAATTAAcaatggcgctggccaaatgagCGAGCCCATGGAAGTTTGTGATTTTCAACAAGAACCACCACCGGCCTATTCACCAAGAATTCAGTCATGTTCCCCACATTCCTCTCTTCCTGGTGCAATTTTCCATGTGTTTTAG